A single window of Bradyrhizobium daqingense DNA harbors:
- a CDS encoding 1-aminocyclopropane-1-carboxylate deaminase has protein sequence MKLDKFPRYPLTFGPTPIEKLERLSKHLGGQVEVYAKREDCNSGLAYGGNKLRKLEYIIPDAIASNADTLVSIGGVQSNHTRMIAAVAAKLGMKCRLVQEAWVPHEDAVYDRVGNIMLSRIMGADVRLVDDGFDIGIRKSWEQAIEEVKAAGGKPYAIPAGASVHKFGGLGYVGFAEEVRKQEAEFGFKFDYIVVCTVTGSTHAGMLVGFAADGRARKVIGIDASFTPDQTKAQVLEIAQNTAKLVELGQDLVADDVVLVEDYAYPAYGVPSEQTKEAIRLTARLEGMITDPVYEGKSMQGLIDLAKKGYFEKGAKILYAHLGGAPALNGYAYAFRNG, from the coding sequence ATGAAGCTGGACAAATTTCCGCGCTATCCGCTCACCTTCGGCCCGACGCCGATCGAGAAGCTGGAGCGGTTGTCGAAACATCTCGGCGGCCAGGTCGAGGTCTATGCCAAGCGTGAAGACTGCAATTCCGGCCTTGCCTATGGCGGCAACAAGCTGCGCAAGCTCGAATACATCATCCCCGACGCGATCGCCTCCAACGCCGACACGCTGGTCTCGATCGGCGGCGTGCAGTCCAACCACACCCGCATGATCGCGGCGGTCGCCGCCAAGCTCGGCATGAAGTGCCGCCTGGTGCAGGAAGCCTGGGTGCCGCACGAGGACGCGGTCTATGACCGCGTCGGCAACATCATGCTTTCGCGCATCATGGGCGCCGACGTGCGCCTGGTCGACGACGGCTTCGACATCGGCATCCGCAAGAGCTGGGAGCAGGCAATCGAGGAGGTGAAGGCGGCGGGCGGCAAACCTTACGCGATCCCCGCCGGCGCCTCCGTGCACAAATTCGGCGGCCTCGGCTATGTCGGCTTCGCCGAGGAGGTGCGCAAGCAGGAAGCGGAGTTCGGCTTCAAGTTCGACTACATCGTGGTCTGCACCGTCACCGGCTCGACCCATGCCGGCATGCTGGTCGGCTTCGCCGCCGACGGCCGCGCGCGAAAAGTGATCGGCATCGACGCCTCCTTCACGCCCGATCAGACCAAGGCGCAGGTGCTCGAGATCGCGCAGAATACCGCTAAGCTCGTCGAGCTCGGCCAGGATCTCGTTGCCGACGACGTCGTGCTGGTCGAGGACTACGCCTATCCCGCCTATGGCGTGCCGTCGGAACAGACCAAGGAAGCGATCCGCCTCACCGCGCGCCTCGAAGGCATGATCACCGACCCCGTCTACGAGGGCAAGTCGATGCAGGGCCTGATCGACCTCGCCAAGAAGGGCTATTTCGAAAAGGGCGCGAAGATCCTCTACGCCCATCTCGGCGGTGCGCCCGCGCTGAACGGGTATGCGTATGCGTTCAGGAATGGGTGA
- a CDS encoding Lrp/AsnC family transcriptional regulator → MAARLDRIDLKILRLLQNNGRLSNAELAVSVAISPATCHRRTQRLFEDGFIPAVRAMVAPKKVAKGTLVMVGVVLDRSTPESFATFEQAIAKLKFVLDCHLVAGDFDYFLKIRVGDMEDFNRIHGEQLIALPGVRQTRTFFVMKEVVDNAPLEF, encoded by the coding sequence ATGGCCGCCCGGCTCGATCGCATCGACCTCAAGATATTGAGATTGCTTCAAAATAACGGTCGGCTCAGCAACGCGGAGCTCGCCGTATCGGTCGCGATCAGCCCCGCCACCTGCCATCGCCGCACCCAGCGCCTGTTCGAGGACGGCTTTATTCCCGCTGTGCGCGCCATGGTCGCCCCGAAGAAGGTGGCGAAGGGCACGCTGGTCATGGTCGGCGTCGTGCTCGACCGCTCCACGCCGGAGAGCTTCGCCACCTTCGAGCAGGCCATCGCCAAGCTGAAATTCGTGCTCGACTGCCATCTCGTCGCCGGCGATTTCGACTATTTCCTCAAGATCCGCGTCGGCGACATGGAGGATTTCAACCGCATCCACGGCGAGCAGCTGATCGCGCTGCCCGGCGTGCGCCAGACTCGCACCTTCTTCGTGATGAAGGAAGTCGTCGACAACGCGCCGCTGGAATTCTGA
- a CDS encoding carboxymuconolactone decarboxylase family protein, producing MREVAILVTGSHFRSGYELYAHVLVAEQRGLSDEKLATIVAGQRPVDLTKQEAVAYDMASALVSGGVLPELTYRAAVKEFGEHGAAELSYLVGVYCMVSVTLNTFDVPVPD from the coding sequence GTGCGCGAGGTCGCGATCCTCGTCACCGGCTCGCATTTTCGTTCCGGCTACGAGCTCTATGCCCATGTGCTGGTCGCCGAGCAGCGCGGCCTCTCCGACGAGAAGCTCGCGACCATCGTTGCCGGCCAGCGCCCGGTGGATCTCACCAAACAGGAAGCGGTCGCTTACGACATGGCCTCGGCGCTGGTGAGCGGCGGCGTGCTGCCGGAGCTGACCTATCGGGCGGCCGTGAAGGAGTTCGGCGAGCACGGCGCAGCCGAGCTGTCCTATCTCGTCGGCGTCTATTGCATGGTCTCGGTCACGCTCAATACGTTCGACGTGCCGGTGCCGGACTAA
- a CDS encoding sensor domain-containing diguanylate cyclase — translation MSRLVSERTFLAGKIFFNFGQSSIDCVVRRLTEEAATLEMESGLGVPERFQLRLAGREILTCRVIWRSDRQVGVAFEQPGSVERAAGEERERSSDAMMRSQMLALRAALDHVPTGIVLLDSSLRARLINRSFRQMWRLPDEVADSHPSIMTLLHHGRDTGAYEVPDPELDALVAERVRVIEAGDPTPIDVRRTNGDVVRVQVTPLPDGGRMLTYTPVTDIVRTSDELKLLRDALENVQDGILLLDSDLHATFMNRRMRRFWEVSDEEAASRPAYSSLVRRQYRASAPNLPTSDLAKFPARRVAEVKAGDHVRDLQTPDGRRIRAHCTTMSNGGRMLTYVDITDLTQKAAMLETLATTDPLTGLYNRRHFLDSLDAEWSRFQRYYRSVSVLMIDIDHFKSVNDRYGHAVGDAAIKAVAAACLDGKRKSDVVGRLGGEEFAVLLPETSLSRARIVADRIRKRVLSAQIVADTIQFGVTVSVGIAEATVSMSGIDSLMGAADHALYQAKAEGRNRCVAFVPPPPASKAAE, via the coding sequence ATGTCCCGCTTGGTTTCGGAACGGACGTTCCTTGCTGGGAAGATCTTCTTCAATTTCGGCCAGTCGTCGATCGATTGCGTCGTGCGCCGGCTGACCGAGGAGGCCGCGACGCTCGAGATGGAGAGTGGCCTCGGCGTGCCCGAGCGGTTCCAGCTCAGGCTCGCGGGACGCGAGATCCTGACCTGCCGCGTGATCTGGCGATCGGACCGCCAGGTGGGCGTCGCCTTTGAACAGCCGGGCAGCGTCGAGCGGGCGGCCGGTGAGGAGCGGGAACGCTCGTCCGACGCGATGATGCGCAGCCAGATGCTGGCGCTGCGCGCCGCGCTCGATCATGTGCCGACAGGCATCGTGCTGCTCGATTCGAGTCTCCGGGCGCGCCTGATCAACCGGTCATTTCGGCAGATGTGGCGCCTGCCCGACGAGGTTGCCGACAGCCATCCATCCATCATGACGCTGCTCCATCACGGCCGCGACACCGGCGCCTATGAGGTACCGGATCCCGAGCTCGATGCTCTGGTGGCGGAACGCGTCCGCGTGATCGAGGCGGGAGATCCGACGCCAATCGATGTGCGACGGACCAATGGCGATGTCGTGCGCGTCCAGGTCACGCCGCTGCCCGACGGCGGACGCATGCTGACCTATACCCCCGTCACCGACATCGTGCGCACCTCCGACGAGCTGAAGCTGCTGCGGGATGCGCTGGAGAATGTTCAGGATGGGATCCTGCTCCTCGATTCCGACCTGCACGCCACGTTCATGAACCGGCGCATGCGTCGGTTCTGGGAGGTCAGCGATGAGGAGGCGGCGAGCCGGCCAGCCTACTCATCGCTGGTGCGACGCCAGTATCGCGCCAGCGCTCCCAATCTTCCGACCAGCGACCTCGCGAAATTTCCGGCGCGGCGCGTCGCGGAGGTCAAGGCCGGCGATCATGTGCGCGATTTGCAGACGCCCGACGGTAGGCGCATCCGGGCGCATTGCACCACGATGTCGAATGGCGGCCGCATGCTGACCTATGTCGACATCACCGACCTGACGCAAAAGGCTGCGATGCTGGAGACGCTCGCCACCACCGATCCGCTCACCGGGCTCTACAATCGCCGCCACTTCCTCGACAGCCTCGATGCGGAGTGGAGCCGGTTTCAGCGTTACTATCGTTCGGTGTCGGTGCTGATGATCGACATCGACCACTTCAAGTCGGTCAACGATCGCTATGGTCACGCGGTGGGCGACGCCGCGATCAAGGCGGTCGCCGCCGCCTGCCTCGACGGCAAGCGCAAGTCGGATGTCGTCGGCCGGCTCGGCGGCGAGGAGTTCGCGGTTCTCCTGCCCGAGACCAGCCTGTCCCGCGCGAGGATCGTGGCCGATCGCATCCGCAAGCGCGTGCTGAGCGCGCAGATCGTCGCCGACACAATTCAGTTCGGCGTCACCGTGAGCGTCGGCATTGCGGAGGCCACCGTCAGCATGTCCGGCATCGACTCGCTGATGGGGGCGGCCGACCATGCGCTCTACCAGGCCAAGGCCGAAGGCCGCAATCGCTGCGTCGCCTTCGTGCCCCCGCCGCCGGCAAGCAAGGCGGCGGAGTGA
- a CDS encoding alpha/beta hydrolase: protein MPLDPLAKRLLTMMAAAGPQARSRPSVEARRQSLAKLMQFARADAPDVIASDGTLPGPGGELPYRLYSPASAGERTPGFVFFHGGGLVAGSVATHDRIAAALAHATGCRLVSIDYRLAPEHKFPAAVDDATAATEWVARQAVSLGIDAERLVVGGDSAGATLAAIVCQEAVQNAGLSIVAQCLICPVLDFEETSPSREEFAEGHLIDRATIEADLADYLPEGVDATDPRISPLRASRLTGLPTAIIHTAEFDPMRDEGNAYARKLLAAGVAVEHVCHDGMVHNFHAMGAILPQAQLVLSQIGEQVRRAVER, encoded by the coding sequence ATGCCGCTCGATCCGCTCGCGAAGCGTTTGTTGACCATGATGGCGGCGGCCGGGCCGCAGGCGCGGAGCCGGCCGAGCGTGGAAGCGCGCCGGCAGTCGCTGGCGAAGCTGATGCAGTTCGCACGCGCTGACGCGCCTGATGTGATTGCGTCCGACGGCACGCTGCCCGGCCCCGGGGGCGAGCTGCCCTATCGCCTCTATTCGCCCGCATCTGCCGGCGAGCGCACGCCCGGCTTCGTGTTCTTCCATGGCGGCGGCCTCGTCGCCGGCAGCGTCGCGACGCACGACCGCATCGCGGCCGCGCTGGCGCATGCGACCGGCTGCCGTCTCGTCTCGATCGATTACCGCCTCGCGCCCGAGCACAAATTTCCAGCCGCGGTCGACGACGCGACCGCTGCGACCGAATGGGTGGCGCGGCAGGCCGTATCGCTCGGCATCGATGCCGAACGTCTCGTGGTCGGCGGCGATTCCGCCGGCGCTACGCTGGCCGCGATCGTGTGCCAGGAGGCGGTCCAGAACGCAGGCCTTTCCATCGTCGCGCAATGCCTGATCTGCCCGGTGCTGGATTTCGAGGAGACCTCGCCCTCGCGCGAGGAATTCGCCGAGGGCCATCTGATCGATCGCGCCACAATCGAAGCCGATCTCGCCGATTATCTGCCCGAGGGCGTGGATGCCACAGACCCCCGCATCTCGCCCCTGCGCGCGAGCCGGCTCACCGGCCTGCCCACGGCGATCATCCACACCGCCGAGTTCGACCCGATGCGCGATGAGGGCAATGCCTATGCGCGCAAGCTGCTCGCTGCCGGCGTCGCCGTCGAGCACGTCTGCCATGACGGCATGGTCCACAATTTCCACGCCATGGGCGCGATCCTGCCGCAGGCGCAGCTCGTGCTGTCACAGATCGGCGAGCAGGTCAGGCGGGCGGTGGAGAGGTGA
- a CDS encoding branched-chain amino acid aminotransferase, giving the protein MAEIKKPIEYSPSWTFFEGKWHDGNVPIMGPRTHAAWLGSVVFDGARAFEGVAPDLDRHVARANQSAVSFGLKPVVDAGTWLTLAREGIARFAANAELYVRPMYWAQNGSGGGVLFDPETTNWCLCIYEAPMPKPVGNAITLSPFRRPTAECAPVEAKAACLYPNNSRALAEAASRGFQNALMLDMLGNVAEFGNSNVFMAKDGVVYTPVPNGTFLNGITRQRVISLLRGDGVTVVEKTLRYADFLSADEIFSTGNFAKVAPVICIDERELKPGPFYAKARQLYWDFAHAVKLTA; this is encoded by the coding sequence ATGGCCGAGATCAAGAAGCCGATCGAATATTCGCCAAGCTGGACCTTCTTCGAGGGCAAATGGCACGACGGCAATGTGCCGATCATGGGCCCGCGGACGCATGCGGCCTGGCTTGGCTCGGTCGTGTTCGACGGCGCCCGCGCGTTCGAGGGCGTGGCGCCCGATCTCGACCGCCACGTCGCCCGCGCCAATCAATCTGCAGTCAGTTTCGGCCTGAAGCCCGTGGTCGATGCCGGCACCTGGCTGACGCTGGCGCGCGAGGGCATTGCGCGCTTTGCGGCCAATGCCGAGCTCTATGTGCGACCGATGTATTGGGCGCAGAACGGTTCGGGCGGCGGCGTGCTGTTCGATCCTGAGACCACCAATTGGTGCCTGTGCATCTACGAGGCGCCGATGCCGAAACCCGTCGGCAATGCCATCACGCTGTCGCCGTTCCGCAGGCCCACCGCCGAATGCGCGCCGGTCGAGGCCAAGGCCGCCTGCCTCTATCCGAACAATTCGCGCGCGCTGGCGGAGGCCGCCTCGCGCGGCTTCCAGAACGCGCTGATGCTGGACATGCTCGGCAATGTCGCGGAGTTCGGCAATTCCAACGTGTTCATGGCCAAGGACGGCGTGGTCTATACGCCGGTGCCGAACGGCACCTTCCTCAACGGCATTACGCGCCAGCGCGTCATCAGCCTGCTCCGCGGCGACGGCGTCACCGTGGTCGAGAAGACGCTGCGCTATGCCGATTTTCTCAGTGCCGACGAGATCTTCTCCACCGGCAATTTCGCCAAGGTCGCGCCTGTCATCTGCATCGATGAGCGGGAGCTGAAGCCGGGGCCGTTCTACGCCAAGGCGCGACAACTCTATTGGGATTTTGCGCACGCGGTGAAGCTGACGGCTTGA